In one Pseudomonas sp. SG20056 genomic region, the following are encoded:
- the speA gene encoding arginine decarboxylase, with amino-acid sequence MSARRTRKDDGSQWTVADSRSVYGIRHWGAGYFAINDKGRVEVRPNGPQSTPIDLYEQLDELRSSGLSLPLLVRFPDILQDRVRQLTGAFDANIARLEYQSPYTALYPIKVNQQEAVVENIIATQNVSIGLEAGSKPELMAVLALAPKGGTIVCNGYKDREFIKLALMGQKLGHNVFIVIEKESEVQLVIDEAAELKVAPQIGLRVRLSSLASSKWADTGGEKSKFGLSAAQLLSVVERFRAAKLDQGIRLLHFHMGSQIANLSDYQHGFKEAIRYYGELRGLGLPVDHIDVGGGLGVDYDGTHSRNASSINYDMDDYAGVVVGMLKEFCDAQELPHPHIFSESGRSLTAHHAMLVVQVTDVEKHNDEIPKIEDVTSLPETVRYLVELLGPTDIEMVTETYWRATHYMSDVATQYADGKLSLTEKALAEQCYFAVCRRLHNSLKARQRSHRQVLDELNDKLADKYICNFSVFQSLPDTWAIGQVLPILPLNRLDEEPMRRAVLQDLTCDSDGKIRQYVDEQSIETSLPVHEVREGEDYLLGIFLVGAYQEILGDMHNLFGDTDSVNIYQNADGSVYHAGIETHDTIEDMLRYVHLSPEELMTHYRDKVASAKISPRERTQFLDALRLGLTRSSYLSS; translated from the coding sequence ATGTCTGCACGACGCACACGCAAAGATGACGGCAGCCAGTGGACCGTAGCGGACAGCCGCAGCGTCTATGGCATTCGCCATTGGGGCGCGGGTTACTTCGCGATCAATGACAAGGGCCGTGTCGAGGTGCGCCCGAATGGCCCGCAAAGCACGCCGATCGACCTCTACGAGCAATTGGATGAGCTGCGTTCCAGCGGTCTGTCACTGCCATTGCTGGTGCGCTTCCCGGACATTTTGCAGGACCGCGTGCGCCAGCTGACCGGCGCCTTTGACGCCAATATCGCGCGCCTGGAATACCAGAGCCCGTACACCGCGCTGTACCCGATCAAGGTCAACCAGCAGGAAGCAGTGGTGGAGAACATCATCGCCACGCAGAACGTCTCCATCGGCCTGGAAGCCGGCTCCAAGCCGGAGTTGATGGCGGTGCTGGCGCTGGCGCCGAAGGGCGGCACCATCGTCTGCAACGGTTACAAGGACCGCGAATTTATCAAGCTGGCGCTGATGGGGCAGAAGCTCGGTCACAACGTGTTTATCGTCATCGAGAAAGAATCCGAAGTGCAGCTGGTGATCGACGAAGCGGCCGAACTCAAGGTCGCGCCGCAGATCGGCCTGCGTGTGCGTCTGTCCTCGCTGGCCTCGAGCAAGTGGGCCGACACTGGCGGCGAGAAGTCCAAGTTCGGCCTTTCCGCAGCGCAGCTGCTGTCGGTGGTCGAGCGCTTCCGCGCGGCCAAGCTGGACCAGGGCATCCGCCTGCTGCACTTCCACATGGGCTCGCAGATCGCCAACCTGTCCGACTACCAGCACGGCTTCAAGGAAGCCATTCGCTATTACGGCGAGCTGCGTGGCCTGGGCCTGCCGGTTGACCATATCGACGTCGGCGGCGGCCTGGGTGTGGATTACGACGGTACCCACTCGCGCAACGCCAGCTCGATCAACTACGACATGGACGACTACGCCGGTGTCGTGGTCGGCATGCTCAAAGAGTTCTGCGATGCCCAGGAGCTGCCGCACCCGCACATCTTCTCGGAAAGCGGCCGCTCGCTGACCGCGCACCACGCCATGCTGGTGGTGCAGGTCACCGATGTGGAAAAGCACAACGACGAGATCCCCAAGATCGAGGACGTCACCAGCCTGCCGGAAACCGTGCGTTACTTGGTCGAGCTGCTCGGCCCGACTGATATCGAGATGGTTACCGAGACCTACTGGCGCGCCACGCACTATATGAGCGATGTGGCCACTCAGTACGCTGACGGCAAACTCAGCCTGACTGAAAAGGCCTTGGCCGAGCAGTGCTACTTCGCTGTATGCCGCCGCCTGCACAACTCGCTAAAGGCACGGCAGCGTTCGCACCGTCAGGTGCTCGATGAGCTCAACGACAAGCTGGCCGACAAGTACATCTGCAACTTCTCGGTATTCCAGAGCCTGCCGGACACCTGGGCCATTGGCCAGGTGCTGCCGATTCTGCCGCTCAATCGTCTCGACGAAGAGCCTATGCGTCGCGCTGTGCTGCAGGACCTGACTTGCGACTCCGACGGCAAGATCCGCCAGTACGTCGATGAGCAGTCGATCGAGACCAGCCTGCCAGTGCACGAAGTGCGCGAGGGTGAGGACTACCTGCTGGGGATCTTCCTGGTGGGTGCCTATCAAGAGATCTTGGGCGATATGCACAACCTGTTCGGCGACACCGACTCGGTGAACATCTACCAGAACGCCGATGGCAGCGTGTATCACGCCGGCATCGAGACCCACGACACCATCGAGGACATGCTGCGCTATGTGCACTTGTCGCCCGAAGAGTTGATGACCCATTACCGTGACAAGGTCGCCAGCGCCAAGATCAGCCCACGCGAGCGCACCCAGTTCCTCGACGCGCTGCGTCTGGGGCTGACCCGTTCGTCTTACTTGTCGTCCTAG